Proteins encoded in a region of the Streptomyces sp. NBC_01471 genome:
- a CDS encoding bifunctional SulP family inorganic anion transporter/carbonic anhydrase gives MPACIPTRTENAPSGFSPTTRIRPSHGPPPGGDGHRPRFRISGADLSASITVFLIAVPMSLGLAVAIGAPLEAGLLAAAVGGIVAGLLGGSTLQVSGPSAGLTVVTAGLIQNYGWRTTCAITVGAGLLQLVLGSLRAARSALAVSPAIVHGTLAGIGVAIALAQLHIVLGGTPQSSAVANALALPGQFARVAPAAPLIGGLTIAVLVLWPRIPGRTGRALRRIPAALASVAAATALAAVAAPGIARVDLPSWRAHALPELPHGPVLGLLGAVFTVMLVASLESLLSAMAVDKLTADRPGTTGRRTDLDRELRGQGIANAVSGLLGGLPVSGGAVRGTANVRAGATGRASTVLHGVWMLLAAGLLVGVLEWMPLAALAALVMVVGLQMVSYAHIRNVHKHREFLVYGATVAGVVGFGVLEGVTSGIAVAVGVALHRLARTRIALHEDGGVHRLLARGQLTFLAVPRLSRTLGQIPPGANAVVELDGSFMDHAAYETLQHWQEAHVARGGTVDVTGREGSRIAEPTSAAHTCCRPWTPWRNHHCDDRAPDSAGSGNPASLAGSPDPDPDPGPGPGPGSTPPGTASRSAALRTAVHRGTAVRRATTPEKTMPHATAPRAHEPHSPALHDGSPATVSAGSLTSRRPGSRQLASGLSSFQRDTAPLVRDELARLAREGQQPSQLFLTCADSRLVTSMITSSGPGDLFTVRNVGNFVPLPGAEASDDSVAAAIEYAVDILRVESITVCGHSGCGAMTALLNDANDAKGTKEVKETADANASDNADNAPDTTSTGAGTSTAASTPLRRWLRHGQPSLDRMLSRHHSWARISGRMPADAVEQLCLTNVIQQLEHLRAHESVARRLAEGTLELHGMYFHVGEAQAYLLTDSHELDGVFAQVAPA, from the coding sequence ATGCCTGCCTGCATCCCCACCCGAACTGAGAACGCACCTTCCGGCTTCTCACCCACCACTCGTATCCGCCCCTCGCACGGGCCGCCTCCGGGCGGAGATGGCCACCGACCCCGCTTCCGGATTTCCGGAGCCGATCTGTCCGCCTCGATCACGGTCTTCCTGATCGCGGTCCCCATGTCCCTGGGGCTCGCCGTAGCCATCGGCGCCCCCCTCGAAGCCGGACTGCTCGCAGCGGCCGTCGGCGGCATCGTCGCCGGACTGCTCGGGGGTTCCACGCTCCAGGTCAGCGGCCCCTCAGCCGGACTGACCGTGGTGACGGCCGGACTGATCCAGAACTACGGATGGCGTACGACCTGCGCCATCACCGTCGGCGCGGGCCTGCTCCAGCTGGTCCTGGGCTCGCTGCGCGCCGCCCGCAGCGCGCTCGCCGTCTCCCCGGCCATCGTGCACGGCACCCTCGCCGGCATCGGTGTCGCCATCGCGCTGGCCCAACTCCATATTGTGCTCGGTGGTACGCCCCAGAGTTCGGCCGTCGCCAACGCCCTCGCCCTGCCCGGCCAATTCGCCCGCGTCGCCCCGGCCGCACCGCTGATCGGCGGGCTCACCATCGCCGTACTGGTGTTGTGGCCGCGGATTCCGGGGCGCACGGGTCGGGCGCTGCGCAGAATCCCGGCCGCCCTCGCCTCGGTCGCGGCCGCCACCGCGCTGGCCGCCGTCGCCGCGCCCGGGATCGCGCGCGTCGACCTGCCTTCCTGGCGGGCACACGCCCTGCCCGAACTGCCTCACGGCCCGGTACTCGGTCTGCTCGGCGCCGTATTCACCGTGATGCTGGTGGCAAGTCTTGAGTCGCTCCTGTCGGCGATGGCTGTGGACAAGCTGACCGCTGACCGCCCCGGGACCACGGGGCGACGCACCGACCTCGACCGCGAACTGCGCGGTCAGGGCATCGCCAACGCGGTGTCCGGGCTGCTCGGCGGCCTGCCGGTGTCCGGCGGTGCGGTGCGCGGTACGGCGAATGTCCGAGCTGGGGCCACCGGTCGCGCCTCCACCGTGCTGCACGGCGTGTGGATGCTGCTCGCCGCAGGGCTGCTGGTCGGCGTCCTGGAGTGGATGCCGCTGGCCGCACTGGCCGCACTGGTGATGGTGGTCGGCCTCCAGATGGTGAGTTACGCGCATATCCGCAATGTCCACAAACACCGGGAGTTCCTGGTGTACGGGGCCACGGTTGCCGGTGTCGTGGGCTTCGGTGTACTGGAGGGGGTGACTTCAGGAATCGCCGTCGCGGTCGGCGTGGCACTGCACCGGCTGGCCAGGACCCGGATCGCTCTCCATGAGGACGGCGGTGTCCACCGGCTGCTGGCGCGCGGTCAGTTGACGTTTCTGGCTGTGCCCCGGCTGAGCCGGACACTCGGGCAGATCCCGCCCGGGGCGAACGCGGTGGTGGAGCTGGACGGCTCGTTCATGGACCACGCGGCATACGAGACGCTCCAGCACTGGCAGGAGGCGCACGTCGCCCGGGGCGGCACGGTTGATGTGACAGGCCGGGAAGGCAGCCGGATCGCCGAGCCCACGTCCGCCGCGCATACCTGCTGCCGCCCCTGGACCCCCTGGCGCAACCACCACTGCGACGACCGCGCCCCTGACTCGGCGGGCTCCGGCAATCCGGCCTCCCTGGCCGGCTCGCCCGATCCCGATCCCGATCCCGGACCCGGACCCGGACCCGGATCCACCCCTCCCGGTACGGCGTCCCGCTCGGCGGCACTCCGCACCGCAGTACATCGAGGTACCGCCGTACGTCGAGCTACCACGCCGGAGAAGACGATGCCCCACGCCACCGCCCCCCGCGCCCATGAACCCCACTCCCCCGCGCTCCACGACGGGTCACCCGCCACCGTGTCCGCCGGATCCCTCACGTCCCGGCGGCCGGGGAGCCGTCAACTGGCCAGTGGTCTCAGTTCGTTCCAGCGTGACACCGCCCCGCTGGTGCGGGACGAACTGGCGCGTCTCGCCCGGGAGGGCCAGCAGCCTTCGCAGCTCTTCCTCACCTGCGCCGATTCCCGGTTGGTCACCAGCATGATCACGTCGAGCGGCCCCGGCGATCTGTTCACGGTGCGGAACGTGGGCAATTTCGTACCGCTGCCCGGCGCGGAGGCTTCCGACGACTCGGTGGCGGCAGCGATCGAGTACGCGGTCGACATCCTGCGGGTCGAGTCGATCACCGTCTGCGGGCACTCCGGCTGCGGTGCCATGACTGCTCTCCTGAACGACGCGAACGACGCGAAGGGGACGAAGGAGGTGAAGGAGACGGCCGATGCGAACGCTTCAGACAACGCAGACAACGCGCCGGACACCACTAGCACCGGTGCCGGCACCAGCACTGCGGCGAGTACGCCTCTGCGGCGTTGGCTGCGGCATGGGCAGCCCAGTCTGGACCGGATGCTGAGCCGTCATCACTCCTGGGCGCGGATCTCCGGGCGGATGCCGGCCGATGCGGTGGAGCAGCTCTGCCTGACCAATGTGATCCAGCAACTGGAGCATCTGAGGGCGCACGAATCGGTGGCGCGCCGGCTCGC